The Bombus huntii isolate Logan2020A chromosome 6, iyBomHunt1.1, whole genome shotgun sequence genome window below encodes:
- the LOC126866786 gene encoding jerky protein homolog-like, translating to MWKAVLEETSIFSRAKSTGNQKMCEDHVTALFCANATGCHKLPVLIISSITEPQIFFIQWFEEHFVKSVKERQEKSGRREKALLLLNNATSLHNLNDLNEKDEFVTVMSFPLDVSPVIQPMNNEIIACFKRMYRRELCCRMAHDAWSYVDNAILKSGWDILFGHESIRCEEVVQILTKDADKTVELLHTLPGCERYNATGVLNWFKIENIRDIVMKICTVEVLRYFENDTLDQVNIDIVEDEVGPSHSKIPMMS from the exons ATGTGGAAAGCAGTACTAGAAGAAACTTCGATTTTTAGCCGTGCGAAATCGACAGGAAACCAAAAGATGTGCGAAGATCACGTTACTGCACTTTTTTGTGCAAATGCTACTGGATGTCATAAGTTGCCGGTACTAATAATTAGCAGCATTACGGAACCGCAAA TATTTTTCATTCAATGGTTCGAAGAACATTTCGTAAAATCAGTCAAAGAAAGACAAGAGAAGAGCGGGCGCAGGGAGAAAGCGTTGTTGTTATTAAATAATGCTACGTCGCTTCACAATCTCAACGATCTAAATGAAAAAGATGAATTCGTTACAGTTATGAGTTTTCCACTTGATGTGTCACCAGTCATACAACCAatgaataatgaaataatcgCCTGTTTCAAGCGAATGTACCGAAGAGAATTGTG TTGCCGCATGGCACATGATGCTTGGTCATATGTCGACAATGCAATACTAAAAAGCGGGTGGGACATACTTTTCGGGCATGAAAGTATTCGGTGTGAGGAAGTCGTACAAATATTAACAAAAGACGCAGATAAAACAGTTGAATTGCTGCATACCTTACCTGGATGCGAACGATATAATGCAACCGGTGTGCTAAACTGgtttaaaattgaaaacatACGTGATATAGTCATGAAGATATGTACCGTCGAAGTTCTTCGATATTTTGAAAACGATACTCTTGATCAAGTGAACATAGATATTGTCGAGGATGAAGTTGGGCCTTCTCATTCGAAGATTCCAATGATGAGCTAA